In Macaca nemestrina isolate mMacNem1 chromosome 14, mMacNem.hap1, whole genome shotgun sequence, the sequence tccagctcctccacTGGCTGCTTCCCTCTTGGTCTCAAGCTGGCAGCTGAGTGTATCTGAGTCATGGGCTGGCTCAGAACTGGGTCCCGCAGTGGGCACAGGCCCAGACCTTGAGTCCTCAGGGACACTGTGTTGCTGAGCAAGGCAGCTCTGGAGTGGCCGTGGAGGGGAGGGAGTGATGGTTTCTAGTGGAGATCAGGGAAGACTTCTTGGAGGAGGCATTTTGAGCTGGTCCTTGATGGGCTGTTGTGGTTGAGGCATTCTAGGTTGCAGGGATAGTTGAGCAATGGCGGAGAGGCTGGAAAGTCAGaggcttcattcattcactcactcagtcattcaacaaatgcttattgCAAAACTGTGAGGGTGCCAGGGAGCCAGCAGCGAACACAGGACCATTCAGCTTTCATGGGGAAACAGAACAGCACTCAGATAAGCACAGCAGTCAATCCTGGAGAGGGTCGTGGAGGGCTGAGGAGGGCTAGGGGCTCAGCATAGAGGCCTGATCCAGTCTGGGGCATTGGGTGGGCTCCCGGTGGTGACATCCATACTGAGACTTGAAGGATGAGTGGGACTCAtccaggaggagaggagggaaggaagatggGAGGACCCagcacattccaggcagagacAGCAGCATGTTCAAAGGGCCTGAGGTAGGTAAAGGCAGGtgtgagagagggaaggaagaggcagggaggcagggctagctaggaggcaggggctgggagactCCGCTGGGTATTTTACCCTGAGGGAGCCACAGAAGGGCTGGCAAACAGGGCCCATCTGGGGACAGGGGCCTTGAATGCCCAACTCAGGAATGTGGGCTCTGGCCACTAAGCAGCTGCTGCAGAAAGTGCAGAGACTTGGCACCTGGCCGGACTTCCCATGTAGGACACTGGCTTGCCACCCTGTGACCACCCTAACCCTAGAAAAAAGGATGCAGTACTCAGGTGTCATTCATTCAAAGCCATTCCTCTTTTGGTATCCACCCATTTTTCCAGACGGtgacactgaggctcaggaaggagTAGGGACTTGCACAAAGCCCTTTGGGAAGCAGGCTGGGAAACGGTGGAGGGAGGGTGGCCATTAGCCCCAAGGAGACACAGGATCTGGGCTCTGTCTTTCGCCTTCCTCCCAGAATACGCTGCCATCAACTCCATGCTGGACCAGATCAACTCCTGTCTGGACCACCTGGAGGAGAAGAACGACCACCTCCACGCCCGCCTCCAGGAGCTGCTGGAGTCCAACCGGCAGACACGCCTGGAGTTCCAGCAGCAGCTCGGGGAGGCCCCCAGTGATGCCAGCCCCTAGGCTCCAAGAGCCCCCAACCGGGACCCAACCCTGCTTCCCTGGGCTAGGCTCTGGCCTGGGTACTCACCTCCTGGCTTAGACACCTTCTCAAGGGCTGGTCTTCAGGGTCCCCTGGTGGGTCTGCCTACCTGGACCAcccttcctgcctgggcctccccttGGCCTACCTGGGCCAGCCCCCACTGCCTGGCATCCCCTCCTGGGGCCAAGAGTGGGGCCTGCAACCCACCCACATGCCTGCCCACCCAACTCCTGGGCACTCCCCACTCTGCCCAGGCCTTGAGTGTCCACATTAAATGGGTCTCCCACACCGCTGTGCCTCTCTCCTCTGTATCCCAGGACGAGAACCCCAGGAGCTGCTGGAGGTGAACAGGGCCATCTAGGTGTTCAGGTGTTGATCATGTACTGGCGGCTCAGAGGCCAGGTGGTGGGGCTGGGGTTCTTGGTCACCTGTACTTCTGGACACAGAAGGTGCAGGTGAGGGCAGGGCTTCCTCCCTACCTGGTACATTCCTGGCCAGCAGCTGCGTCCTAGCCCAGAAGCCCAACTGAGGCTGCTGGACAGGCTGTGGGACCTTGTGTGATGCTCTCAGCCTCTCTGGGTACTAAGGCCTTTTGCCAAGACAGCCAACACCAAGACATGCTATGCAGCCTCCGCATTGCCCTCCTACTCCTGGCCTGTCTCCCCAGTAACAGGGTTGGTCTGGTCATTTATCTCTCTGGGTCTTTCTAATGAGGAAATAGCAGAAGTAAAGGGCCAACTCAGCCCGAGCCCTATCCACCCATGATTCATCTTATGGCCGCCTGACCAGGAGGGCGGGGTGCCTGCTAGTGAACCGAGAAGAGAACCAGAGGGCCTGAGCAGCAAGGACCCCACTCCTGCACTCCAAAGGGTGCAGCTGGAGAGCCAGGCCAGCATGGGTCAGAGAGGTCAGGCCCAGGTCAAATCCCAGCCACTTAGCAACTGCGTGGCCTTCAGCAAGTCACTTGACCTTGCCAGGCCTCCAGCCAAAGGAACTTCCCCAGGTCTGATATGTTATTAAGAGggaaacttggccaggcacagtggctcacacctataatgccagcagtTTGGAATGCCACGGTGggtggattgctcgagcccaggaatttgagaccagcctgggcaacatggcgaaacaccatctctaccaagaacataagaaaaattacccaggcgtgatggtgcatgcctgtggtcccagctactcgggaagttgagttgggaggatggcttaagcctgggaggcagaggttgcagtgagctgagattggcaccactgtactccagtttgagcaacagagccagaccctgcctcaaaaggataaaaatgagccaggtgtggtggctcacgcctgtaatcccagcactttgggaggccaagacaggcggatcatttaaggtcaggagttcaagaccagtctcaccaacatggcgaaacccggtctataccaaaaatacaaaaaattagttgagcatggtggcatgcacctgtaatcctagctactcaggaggctgaggtaggagaatcacttgaacctgggaggtggaggtttcagtgagccaagattgggtcATTGCACTCCACCGtgagagacacagtgagactccatctcaaaaaataaatttaaattaaattttttttttttttttttttttttttttgagatggagtcgcccaggctggagtgcaatggcacgatctcggctcaccgcaacctctgcctcccaggttgaagcgattctcctgcttcactgtctcagcctcccgagtagctgggattacaggtacccgccaccatgcctggctaattgtattttcagtagagatggggtttctccatgttagcaaggctggtctcaaactcctgacctcaggtgatctgcccacctcagcctcccaaagtgctgagattaccggcataaaccactgcacctggctcaaaaattaattaattaattaattaattttttttttgagatggagtctcactcttttgcccaagctggagtgcagtggcaccatctcggctcactgcagcgtccgcttcctgggttcaagcaattctctctgcctcagcctcccaagtagctgggattacaggtgcccgccacaacgcccagctaatttttgtattttttagtggagatagggtttcgccatgttggccaggctggtcttgaactcctgacctcaggtgatccacccgcctcagcctcccaaagtgctgggattacaggcatgagccactacacccggcctaaaactttttttaaaagagggaaaCCAAAGTTcagacagggccgggcgcggtggctcaagcctgtaatcccagcactttgggaggccgaggcgggtggatcacgaggtcaggagatcgagaccatcctggttaacatggtgaaaccccgtctctactaaaaatacaaaaaactagccgggcgtggtggcgggcgcctgtagtcccagctactcggaggctgaggcgggagaatggcgtgaacccgggaggtggagcttgcagtgagccgagatcgcgccactgcactccagcctgggcgacagagcgagactccgtctcaaaaaaaaaaaaaaaaacaaagttcagACAGGTGAAGTGCCTTGTGATCCAGAGTCCCTGGTTCCCAGGGAGCCTGTCTGGCCTTCCAGTTCTGCCACCACATGGCCCAGAGAGGCTGGGTGCTGGCTGAGAGCTGGCTGGGGTGCcccccttcccctctccaccCAGACAGAAGTACTGGTGGGAACTGCACAGCCAAACTACTTTGTTTTATTGGATTTTGAGTAAAAACATGAACCATGTCAAAGTTTCCAGGCAGACTCCTAAAAAGCATTAGCAGATTTGGACCCAGGCAGGCTGGGGGACAGGGAGGTCCCTCTATCAGGTTTTAAGGCGGGTGGAGCGCCGAGGTAGTGGGGGTTGGGAGGGTCGAGCCGTCACCTTGCTGGGTGTTTTGTCCTGGGTGTTGGGCTGGGAGGGTGGGCGGCCGCCGGAGGTGAACAGGGCTGTCAAAGCGTTCCGGGCGTTGATTGCGCACCGGCGGCTCACAGGTCGGGTGGTGGGGCTGGGGTTCTTGGCCGCCTTGTATTTCTGGATACAGAAGGTGCAGGTAAGGTCAGGGTCTCCTCCCTACATGGTATGCTCCTGGCCAGCAGCTACTTCCCCAGCTCTGGCTGAGACAGTATTAGTGTGCTCTGTGACCCTGCGTGATGCACTCAGCCTCTCTGGGCCAAGACTCTGGAGCTAACAGCCTCGCACTCAGCGTCCCCTTGAACAATAAGAGCCCAACCCCACCCCAGTTCTAATTTTCTCCCTATTGGTGCAGGGGTGGTGTCTTGGGGTTGAGGCCCAGCACAAGAAGGGGTGGCCACTAGCCACCCGGATCAGCTTGGATACGACTGAGTCTGTGGCCAGGGGAGGACAGGGCAGGATGTCCGGCTCACCTGCAGGTTCTCAAAGTGGCCCAAGGACTTGCAGTGGGAGAGCTGTGCCCCTGAGTTGCTGTGATAGAACTTGTGGCAGATGCGGCAGACGTAGCCCATCACGGGTACCAGGAAGTCCACACCTGTAGGACGGGATGGCAGGGTCTGCACTCGCATCCCTGTACCAGCGAGGTGTCCCTCCCTCTCTAGGGGCCCATGTGCTCCCCGACCCTCTAGGCAGGAGCGGAAGAGAAGGCTTCCCAGCCAGAATGCCATGGCCGGAATCTGGGAGGGTCACGTGGAGGCTGGGCCTAAGGGCTGAAGCTCCTGCGGGTGGGCTCAGGGCTGGGGCCTTACCATATGCAGTATTGGGGCTGTAGGTCTCCGAGCCCTTCCACTCTTCTCTGGATATATCTCTGGACCTCATCTGAAAACATGCAAGCATGAGCCTCGGATCTGGCTTCCCCTAGACACCTCCCAGATGCAGGTCAGGGGCCTGGAGCCCACCAATGCCCTTGGACACACAGAATCCCCTTGATTTCCAGGAGGTAGTGGGTGGTGGTCTCTGAGTCTTTGCACATGGTGATCCTGCCTTCCAGAGTGCTCTTCCCAATCTATACTTTCTAGACTCTGTTCAACtagcctcctcctccaggaagtcctcctGCTCCTACAGGGGCCATAATCCATGCCAGGTGTGCCCAAGATATCATGTGTCATCTGACtgaatcctcataacaaccctatatGGCTACACCCATTTTActaagaagaaactgaggcccagggacaTTAACTCACTTGTCTAGGGTTGCACAGCTGGTTTGCGGAGGAGCTGGGCAGGGAACCCTGTAGGTCTAAGCCATAGTTCACACTCAACCATGAGCCCCCTGCTAGCTCCCTAAGGTCCTATCCAATACTGCAGTGACCTTGCTCCTAGGGGGTGAGTTCAGGGGATCAAAGACTGTGCATTTCACCTGCTGGATATCAGCCCCTTCCGGATGAGGTCATCTGACTCTGGCCATGTCAGCCCTAGCAGGCCTAGCAGTGCCCTCCACCACTCACCAGGCAAACAAATGTGGCTTCCAAGAAGGACAACCACCCCCGTTTGCTAAGCCCTTCCTAGGACCAAGCCGTGGGCCCTGGGTTTCCCTTATTGTCCAAGTTCAGATTGTTATTTCTGAGCAgaggcaactgaggctcagagaggccaagtggCTTGCCTGAGATGTTGTTGCTACTGAGCAAGGAAGATGGGCCTCATACTGCCCTGCCTAGGACTGCAGGCCACCCCCACAACGcttcctccccagccccttcATACCCCACTGTGACTGCCACAGCCTATAAGTAGCCCCAGCTGGCCCCTGGACTGTAACTGGGGCAGCCTCAGTGAGGGCAAGGACGAGGCCTTGGCCCTCATGGGTCCCTGCGTCCAGCACCAGGGCCTGACCCAGAAGACGCGCTCTGGAAACGTGTCAAACTGCAAagaatctggctgggcacagtggctcacgcctgtaatcccgtcactttgggaggccaaggcgggtggatcacctgaggtcaggagttcaagaccagcctggccaacatggtgaaaccctgtctctactaaaaatacaaaaattagccaggcgtggtggcgggtgcctgtgatcccagctacttgggaggctgaggcatgagaatcacgtgaacccaggaggtggaggttgcagtgagccaagatcacaccactgcactccagcctgggcgacagagcaagactccgtctcaaaaaaataaataaaaataaaaactgcaaagatTCCAAGCTCCTCCAGCTCCTCATTGATGGGAGACAGGGTAGCTGCGGCATTGGAAAGCTGGACTCTGAAGGTTTCAGTTCGTGCCATCCAATCTGATGAGATTCAGCCAGGATAGTGCTTGGTACACAcgcctggaacatagtaagtgctcaaaaagATGTCTgttgctggccgggtgcggtggctcacactgtaatcccagcactttgggaggccaaggcaggtgaatcacaaggtcaggagttcaagaccagcctggccaacatggtgaaatcccgtctctactaaaaatacaaaaataattagctgggcaagtgacaggcacctgtaatcccaggtactcgggaggctgaggcaggagaatcgcttgaacctgggaggcagaggttgcagtgagctgagatcgcaccattgtactccagcccaggcgacagagtgagactctgtctcaaaaataaataaataaataaattaattaattaattaaaagatgTCTGCTGCTATCAGCctcaccattatcatcactatCATCTGACTTTTCCTTTGCACGCTACATAGTTTCCCACCTTGGTGCCTTTACTGATGCtgttccctttcccttcctccacaCAGGTCCAAATTTCAGTCAGGCTTTGCATATTTTAACTGCTACTCTCTAGTCATCATGCATAATTACATAGTCATGCAGAAGGCAGTTGACAGTAATAATCAGTTGTGGCATGCATTAGTGCCCACAGATGCCAGCCCAGTGTCTGGCCTCCGGGAGGTGGGATGAGGTCTGTTCTGGGCTGGGAATCCAGCACCGAGCCCGCCTCCCACACCCTCCCCCGAGCACCTGCTTGCAGAGTTCCTCCTCAACCTCGATCtcttcttcatcctcatcatcctcttcctcttcatcaCCCTCAAAGCAACCCACAGCGTCCACTGTAATGAAGTGGTCCTCATCTTGGCCAGCAATCTCCTTCTCAAGCGACTTCAGCTGCCCAGGGAGCAGGCAAGGGGCTCAGGTCAGCTCTGAACAGCCAAGGGGCCATGCCctacccaccccacccctcccctgaGAGTCTCTATCCCTCCAGACCTGCTGTGAGTTTGGGCTGGGAAAAACCTCAGCTTGCTGCATGGCCTTGGCCAAGGCTCTGTACCTCTCTGGGCCCATGTCCTCTGAGGGAGCTCGGGTTACCTCCTTGGCTTTGTCCTTATGACCCTGGGACTTCACGTGCTCCACAAACTTGCGAGGGGTTTTGAAGTAGCGGTTGCAAACGGTGCAGAACGGTCGCAAGGATTGTTTGGCGATCTGGAAAAAGGCAGGCCGACCAAGCAGTGTCCCCAGGTGCAAGCCCCCTGACTAGCACCTAGGCAGGGCCCGGCAAGAGCTCACCTCCCCTGGGCAGGCCCACCATATCTGTAACAAGCTGGGCTGTGCTCCACCCCTGCACTGGAACGTGGGCAAACACATCTCTTCGTGGTGTGGGTGGCTGAGAGATGCGATGGCAGATGGCAACACAGAAAcaggacagacacagagagaagacgaGAGAGAGGGCAGCTGCCCAAATAACCCGTGAGCCCCATGGCTGAATGGCAGGGTGAGATGGTACCTGGCCTACACTGGACAGATGGGGAACCTGAAGCCCGAAGAAGAAACAAGACTGACTCATCCAGAACTGCATTGTGGGTTATGCGGGTACAGGGACAAAGAGGAACGTTTACTTTCCTCCTGGGGCTCTGTGTTGCCTGGCCTCCGCTTGGAGACAGCAGTGCGGGTGCCTCTGCAGCGTGCAGGCCCTCCTACCTTGTGGTCCTGTGTCCTTCGGTGTTGGATCAGGTCCCCCACGTAGTAGAGCTGGCAGGTGTTACACCAGCGCCTTGGTGGAGGCTCCCTGAATGACAACAGTCAAAGCAAGTACAATGTGAAGCCAGAAAGACAGCAGCTGTCCGAGAGTGCTACGTAAGTGTCATGCCATTCCAATAGCAATTCCCACAGGATCTCTTAGGGAAGCTTAACACACCggttctgggccgggcgcggtggctcaagcctgtaatcccagcgctttgggaggccgaggcgggcggatcacaaggtcaggagatcgagaccatcctggctaacacggtgaaaccccgtctctactaaaaatacaaaaaactagctgggcgaggtggcgggcgcctgtagtcccagctactcgggaggctgaggcaggagaatggcgtgaacccgggaggcggagcttgcagtgagccaagatcgcgccactgcactccagcctgggtgacagagcaagactctgtctcaaataaaataaaataaaataaaaataaaaataaaaaaacacacaccGATTCTGAGGTTCATCTAGATGAGTACTTAAGCAGAAATAACCCAGGAAACTTTAGGGGGAAGGGGAATGAAGCACTGGGGATGCCAACCtttaaaatgaaaaccacaagCTACAATAGATAAAACTGTGTAGTGTGATGTACATCCTGACAGTGTATCAATGGGAAAGAATGGAAAGTCCTAACCAGGTTCAAATATTGGTAAGAATTCAGCttcgccagcctgggcaacatggcgaaaccccttctctagcaaaaatacaaaaaatgagccaggcatggtggctcatgcacctgtggtcccagatactcaggaggctggggtgggacaattgcttcagcctgggaggcagaagttgcagtgaactaacatagtgccactgcactccaacctgggtgacagagtgagacccccatctcaaaaaacagaattCAGCTTCTGATAAATTGGTATTGAAAAGCATAGattccgggcgcggtggctcaagcctgtaatcccagcactttgggaggccgaggcgggcggatcacaaggtcaggagatcgagaccacagtgaaaccccgtctctactaaaaatacaaaaaattagccgggcgcagtggcgggcacctgtagtcctagctactcaggaggctgaggcaggagaatggcgtgaacccgggaggcggagcttgcagtgagccaagatcgcgccactgcactccagcctgggcaacagcgtgagactccgtctcaaaaaaaaaaaaaaaaaaaaaaagaaaagcatagatTATACAACAAGTTATGTCAGAACAATTTATTGTCTACTTGGAGAAGAAAGGCCTTCTGCTTCCACCTTCCACCTTACTTGAAAATGAATTCTAGCTGAACTACCAGAGAGTcaggcataaaaataaaaaccaaacactttaaaaaagggaggccaggcacaatggctcacacctgtaatcccagtcctcaaggcaggaggactgcttgcgcccaggagtttgagaccaacctgagcaacatagcaagaccccatctctatgaaacataaaaaacattagctgggtttggtggcacatgcctatagtcctagctactcagaagctgaggtgggaggattgcttgagcccaggaggtggaggc encodes:
- the BBLN gene encoding bublin coiled-coil protein codes for the protein MSGPNGDLGMPVEAGAEGEEDGFGEAEYAAINSMLDQINSCLDHLEEKNDHLHARLQELLESNRQTRLEFQQQLGEAPSDASP